In a single window of the Acyrthosiphon pisum isolate AL4f chromosome X, pea_aphid_22Mar2018_4r6ur, whole genome shotgun sequence genome:
- the LOC100572790 gene encoding uncharacterized protein LOC100572790 encodes MISFDESTSVESLTGKLVVSDELSLLIENNTNVKDLDTKQIDQLLSLTNSWMESLQKEINFIEDIMGGRIQYASAIKEYGFWKKRYNNFKEILEQLLTDKLVLKCINILEQIVNSQIVSYTLMRFNELKNDFQIMYDTTVRNTMYFMELIYDGIDSIINAPFSIIVENFIPLYNNLNLMWLASSLFSRKKHMERLLESISNSIADRVSITLSIPEIFRYKTSKAIDLVKGGLYILDQWEATYIKCKKDIEAISTIYFRRWAWEFDEDIIFHRLHFVRLIVRDLDKIMKIIELISMRPEVSHIFKNNSESQIFIKNYITRIFFDLEINVYDSNREEIWIKIMDQFLYHFENNVYHQISQSMKVSNSAMNDVKVLQFFENMMIRHTLINKLRSKYVIILEKFVVEINNYNTQFMVS; translated from the exons ATGATCAGTTTCGACGAGTCAACTTCAGTTGAAAG TTTAACAGGCAAATTGGTTGTTTCTGATGAACTGTCGTTGCttattgaaaacaatacaaATGTGAAAGACCTAGATACGAAACAAATAGATCAGTTATTAAGTTTAACAAATTCGTGGATGGAATCATTACAGaaagaaatcaattttattgaagACATAATG ggtGGAAGAATTCAATATGCGTCTGCAATTAAAGAATACGGTTTTTGgaaaaaacgttataataatttcaaagagATATTGGAACAACTGTTGACCGACAAACTAGTGctaaaatgcataaatattttggaaCAAATTGTTAACAGCCAAATTGTTTCATATACGCTGATGagatttaatgaattaaaaaatgactttCAAATAATGTATGATACTACTGTTCGAAACACCATGTATTTCATGGAATTAATTTACGATGGAATTGAT tcaATCATTAATGCACCGTTTTCAATTATCGTAGAAAACTTCATACCACTGtacaacaatttaaatctaATGTGGTTAGCATCAAGTTTGTTTAGCCGGAAAAAACACATGGAACGTCTACTCGAGTCAATTTCCAATTCGATTGCCGATAGAGTTTCTATAACTTTGAGTATACCCGAGATCTTTcg ATACAAAACATCTAAAGCTATAGACTTGGTCAAAGGTGGCTTGTACATTTTGGACCAATGGGAAGCgacatatattaaatgtaaaaaggaTATTGAAGCGATATCCACCATTTATTTTAGGCGATGGGCTTGGGAGTTTGACGAGGACATAATATTTCATCGATTGCATTTTGTCCGTTTAATTGTACGTGATCTAGACAAAATAATGAAG ATTATAGAACTGATATCAATGAGGCCTGAAGTTagccatattttcaaaaataactcggaaagtcaaatatttattaaaaattacattactcgtattttttttgatttggaaATCAATGTGTACGATAGTAATAGAGAAGaaatttggataaaaataatggatcaatttctttatcattttgaaaataacgTCTATCATCAAATTAGCCAATCGATGAAGGTTTCAAACAGTGCAATGAACGATGTCAAAGTATTGCAATTTTTCGAGAACATGATGATTCGgcatacattaataaataaacttcgATCAAAGTACGTGATTATTTTAGAAAAGTTCGTTGtagaaattaacaattataatacacaattcatggtgagttaa